In one Mycobacterium heckeshornense genomic region, the following are encoded:
- a CDS encoding membrane protein, translating to MSARSTGPTPDPSSASTAGRPKLSTRALAQVIERSARLQGPAAQAYVERLRRADPDAAPAEIVAKLEKRYLAAVTGSGAAVGSAALFPGIGTLTALSAAAGETVVFLEATALFVLALADVHGVPADHRERRRALVLAVLVGDDTRRAAADLIGPGRTGGGWLSDGLASLPLPAVSQLNSRLLKYLVRRYTLRRGALTFGKLLPVGVGALIGGVGNRMAGKKIVRNARKAFGTPPARWPVTLHLLPSVRDIG from the coding sequence ATGAGCGCCCGAAGCACCGGGCCGACGCCGGATCCGTCATCGGCCAGCACGGCGGGGCGGCCGAAGCTTTCCACCCGCGCATTGGCGCAGGTCATCGAGCGCAGTGCGCGACTGCAGGGTCCCGCAGCCCAGGCATACGTGGAGCGGCTGCGGCGCGCCGACCCGGATGCCGCGCCCGCCGAGATCGTCGCCAAACTGGAGAAGCGGTACCTCGCCGCCGTTACCGGCAGCGGCGCGGCGGTGGGTTCGGCGGCGCTGTTTCCCGGGATCGGCACGCTGACGGCGCTTTCCGCGGCCGCCGGCGAAACGGTGGTGTTTCTCGAGGCCACCGCGCTTTTCGTGCTGGCGCTCGCCGATGTGCACGGCGTTCCGGCCGATCACCGGGAACGTCGGCGCGCGCTGGTGCTCGCTGTGCTGGTCGGCGACGACACCAGGCGTGCCGCCGCCGATTTGATCGGCCCGGGTCGGACCGGCGGCGGCTGGCTCTCCGACGGTTTGGCGTCGTTGCCGCTGCCTGCGGTGTCCCAGTTGAACTCGCGCCTGCTGAAATACCTGGTCCGGCGGTACACATTGCGGCGCGGCGCGCTGACGTTCGGCAAACTGCTGCCGGTCGGCGTCGGCGCGCTGATCGGCGGTGTCGGCAACCGTATGGCCGGCAAGAAGATCGTCCGCAATGCCCGCAAAGCGTTTGGTACCCCGCCCGCCCGCTGGCCGGTGACCCTGCACTTGCTGCCAAGCGTGCGTGACATCGGCTAA
- a CDS encoding PadR family transcriptional regulator, protein MTYRLTSLGVAVLALLRDRPMHGYEMFQVLADRQAQRIVKVRPGSLYHVVDRLAEEKLIRRAATGRQGNRPERAIYEITDAGVEALIDRVRDVVATPIDEFPQFVTALAELHHLDVETAVDAVTSRVAALEADVAEMMALRDASTAEAPTLVALEYLLATTQAQVTWLRGFAQSLRTGDRSAHPSRLDAGEAQI, encoded by the coding sequence ATGACCTACAGGTTGACGTCACTGGGTGTCGCGGTGCTGGCGCTGCTGCGGGATCGTCCCATGCACGGCTACGAGATGTTCCAGGTGCTTGCCGACCGTCAGGCGCAGCGCATCGTCAAGGTCCGGCCGGGATCGCTGTATCACGTCGTGGACCGGTTGGCGGAGGAGAAACTGATCCGGCGCGCGGCGACCGGCCGCCAGGGAAACCGGCCGGAGCGGGCGATCTATGAAATCACCGACGCCGGTGTCGAAGCGCTCATCGATCGGGTGCGTGACGTGGTGGCCACCCCCATCGACGAGTTCCCGCAGTTCGTCACCGCGCTGGCCGAGCTCCATCATCTCGACGTCGAGACCGCGGTGGACGCCGTGACCAGCCGGGTGGCGGCGTTGGAGGCTGACGTCGCGGAGATGATGGCGCTGCGCGACGCCAGCACCGCTGAGGCGCCGACCCTGGTCGCTTTGGAGTACTTGCTGGCTACCACCCAAGCTCAGGTCACCTGGTTGCGAGGATTCGCGCAGTCGCTGCGCACCGGGGATCGGTCGGCGCACCCGTCCCGACTCGACGCCGGCGAGGCCCAGATATGA
- a CDS encoding LppP/LprE family lipoprotein: MRGVWLLPCRVQTLSGLVVGALAGATLAGCGSGDSTVAKTPQPPSTRPAATSKPPPPAPAPSSGPAPVDPCAVNLAAPAIARAVSELPRDPRSRQPWNPEPLAGNYNECAQLSAVIVKANTNAANPNTRAVMFHLGKYIPQGLPDTYGFNGIDTSQCTGDTVALTYSSGLQGLVSVVKFRWNGNGVELIGNTRG, from the coding sequence GTGCGCGGTGTGTGGTTGCTACCCTGCCGTGTTCAGACGCTGTCGGGCCTGGTCGTCGGCGCACTGGCGGGCGCGACGCTGGCCGGCTGCGGGTCGGGTGACTCCACGGTCGCCAAGACACCGCAGCCGCCGAGCACCCGGCCCGCCGCGACGTCCAAACCGCCGCCGCCGGCCCCGGCACCGTCCAGCGGCCCGGCCCCGGTCGATCCCTGCGCGGTCAATCTCGCCGCCCCGGCGATCGCCCGGGCCGTCTCCGAGCTACCCCGGGATCCGCGCAGCCGACAACCCTGGAACCCCGAACCGCTGGCGGGCAATTACAACGAGTGCGCACAGCTGTCGGCGGTGATCGTCAAGGCGAACACGAACGCGGCCAACCCCAACACCCGGGCAGTGATGTTTCACCTCGGCAAGTACATACCGCAGGGTCTCCCGGACACCTACGGCTTCAACGGCATCGACACCTCACAGTGCACCGGCGACACCGTCGCGCTGACCTATTCCAGCGGCCTGCAGGGCTTGGTCAGCGTGGTGAAATTCCGCTGGAACGGCAACGGGGTAGAACTCATCGGCAACACCCGCGGGTGA
- a CDS encoding DEAD/DEAH box helicase → MTSPDAAAETIPATFDDLQIPPSVRRAIADVGYESPSAIQAATIPALMAGSDVVGLAQTGTGKTAAFAIPILSRIDTTSTATQALVLAPTRELALQVSEAFSRYGAHLPRLTVLPIYGGASYGVQLAGLKRGAQVVVGTPGRVIDHLERGTLDLSRMDYLVLDEADEMLAMGFAEDVERILSDTPEYKQVALFSATMPPAIRALTARYLHEPLEVTVEAKTTTAENISQRYVQVAGPRKMDALTRVLEVEPFEAMIVFVRTKQATEEVAEKLRARGFSAAAINGDIPQAQRERTITALKDGGVDILVATDVAARGLDVERVSHVLNYDIPHDTESYVHRIGRTGRAGRSGTALLFVSPRERHLLKAIEKATRQKLVEAELPTVDDVNAQRVAKFADSITDALGSPGVELFRSLVEDYEREHNVPMADIAAALALQSRNGEEFFMAPEPPEPPRPRRTGVRTEGRTAKPVRKPGAGMATYRIGVGKRHRVGPGAIVGAIANEGGLHRSDFGHITIGSDFSLVELPARLPRATLKALEHTRISGIPINLRPDRATRNGPRRGRAQPRRKPAR, encoded by the coding sequence ATGACCTCCCCGGACGCGGCGGCCGAGACCATCCCTGCCACCTTCGACGACCTGCAGATCCCTCCATCGGTTCGGCGGGCGATAGCCGACGTGGGCTACGAATCCCCGTCGGCCATCCAGGCGGCGACGATTCCGGCGCTGATGGCCGGCTCCGACGTGGTCGGGCTGGCCCAGACCGGCACGGGTAAGACGGCGGCCTTCGCGATCCCGATCCTGTCCCGGATCGACACCACCAGCACCGCGACCCAAGCGCTGGTGCTGGCGCCGACCCGCGAACTGGCGCTGCAGGTGTCCGAGGCGTTTAGCCGCTACGGCGCGCACCTGCCGCGGCTGACGGTGCTGCCGATCTACGGCGGCGCGTCCTACGGCGTGCAGCTGGCCGGGCTCAAGCGCGGCGCCCAGGTGGTCGTCGGCACTCCCGGCCGGGTCATCGACCACCTCGAACGGGGGACCCTCGACCTGTCCCGGATGGATTATCTGGTGCTCGACGAAGCCGACGAGATGCTCGCAATGGGTTTCGCCGAGGACGTTGAACGCATTCTGTCCGACACCCCGGAGTACAAGCAGGTGGCCCTGTTTTCCGCGACGATGCCGCCGGCTATCCGCGCACTTACCGCGAGATATCTGCATGAGCCGCTCGAAGTCACCGTCGAAGCCAAAACCACGACAGCGGAGAACATTTCACAGCGCTACGTCCAAGTGGCCGGTCCCCGCAAGATGGACGCGCTAACCCGGGTGCTTGAAGTCGAGCCGTTCGAGGCGATGATCGTCTTCGTCCGCACCAAACAGGCCACCGAGGAGGTCGCCGAAAAGCTGCGTGCCCGAGGGTTTTCCGCCGCCGCGATCAACGGCGACATTCCGCAGGCGCAGCGGGAGCGCACCATCACGGCGCTCAAAGACGGCGGCGTCGACATTCTGGTCGCCACCGACGTGGCGGCCCGCGGGCTGGACGTAGAGCGAGTGTCGCATGTGCTGAACTACGACATCCCGCATGACACCGAGTCCTACGTGCACCGGATCGGCCGCACCGGCAGGGCGGGACGTTCGGGAACCGCGCTGCTGTTCGTCTCACCGCGAGAGCGCCACCTGCTCAAGGCTATCGAAAAGGCAACGCGTCAAAAGCTTGTCGAAGCCGAACTGCCCACCGTCGACGACGTCAACGCCCAGCGGGTGGCCAAGTTCGCCGATTCCATCACCGACGCCCTGGGCTCGCCGGGCGTGGAGCTGTTCCGCAGCCTGGTCGAAGACTACGAACGCGAACACAACGTTCCCATGGCCGACATCGCGGCGGCGCTGGCGCTGCAGTCGCGCAACGGCGAAGAATTCTTCATGGCGCCGGAGCCGCCCGAGCCGCCGCGTCCCCGCCGCACCGGGGTCCGCACCGAGGGCCGCACCGCCAAGCCGGTGCGCAAACCCGGAGCGGGCATGGCGACCTACCGCATCGGCGTCGGCAAACGGCATCGGGTCGGTCCGGGCGCGATCGTCGGCGCAATCGCCAACGAAGGGGGTTTGCACCGCAGCGATTTCGGCCACATCACGATCGGCAGTGACTTCTCCCTGGTCGAGTTGCCCGCCCGGCTGCCCCGCGCAACGTTGAAGGCGCTCGAACACACCCGCATCTCCGGTATCCCGATCAACCTGCGGCCCGACCGGGCAACCCGCAACGGCCCCCGCCGCGGCCGCGCTCAACCACGCCGAAAACCAGCCAGATGA
- a CDS encoding acyltransferase family protein — protein sequence MTLPRISAPQGGLEQVSGPDRIASLTGIRAVAALLVVGTHSAYTTGKYTHGYYGLICSRMEMGVPIFFVLSGFLLFGPWVKSLATDGPPPSVSRYAWHRVRRIMPAYTVTVLLTYLIYQFRTAGPNPGHTWIGLVRNLTLTQTYTDNYLGSYLHQGLTQMWSLAVEVAFYLVLPLLAVVLVALVCKRRWQPVRLLVALGALALITPAWLVLVHTTQWLPDGARLWLPTYLAWFIAGMMLAVLQAMGVRCYAFAAIPLATVCYFIASTPIAGAPTTTPSGLSEALVKAVFYAVIAALTVAPLALGNQGWYARLLALRPIVWLGEISYEIFLIHLVTMEIAMVEIVRYPIYTGSMLNLFVATLGLTIPLAWLLHRFTRVQG from the coding sequence ATGACCCTGCCGAGGATCAGCGCCCCCCAGGGCGGACTCGAGCAAGTCTCCGGGCCCGACCGTATCGCGTCGCTGACCGGAATCCGTGCTGTTGCCGCCCTGCTCGTAGTTGGGACGCATTCGGCCTACACCACCGGGAAATACACCCACGGCTACTACGGGCTGATCTGCTCGCGGATGGAAATGGGCGTGCCGATCTTTTTCGTGCTGTCCGGATTCCTGCTGTTCGGCCCCTGGGTGAAGTCGCTCGCCACCGATGGCCCGCCGCCCTCGGTCAGCCGCTACGCGTGGCACCGGGTGCGGCGCATCATGCCCGCCTACACCGTCACAGTGCTGCTGACCTACCTCATCTACCAGTTCCGCACCGCCGGGCCGAACCCTGGCCACACCTGGATAGGGCTCGTCCGCAACCTCACCCTGACACAGACCTACACCGACAACTACCTGGGGTCCTATCTGCACCAGGGACTTACCCAGATGTGGAGCCTGGCCGTGGAGGTCGCCTTCTACCTGGTGCTGCCCCTGCTGGCCGTTGTGCTGGTGGCGCTGGTGTGCAAACGACGCTGGCAGCCGGTGCGGCTGCTGGTCGCATTGGGGGCGCTGGCGCTGATCACCCCGGCCTGGCTGGTGCTGGTGCACACCACCCAGTGGTTGCCCGACGGTGCCCGGCTGTGGCTGCCGACGTATCTGGCCTGGTTCATCGCCGGCATGATGCTGGCCGTGCTGCAGGCGATGGGTGTTCGCTGCTACGCGTTTGCCGCCATACCGCTGGCGACGGTTTGCTACTTCATCGCCTCGACGCCGATCGCCGGCGCCCCGACGACCACGCCCAGCGGGTTGTCGGAGGCACTGGTCAAAGCAGTGTTTTATGCGGTGATCGCCGCGCTGACGGTGGCGCCCCTGGCGCTGGGCAACCAGGGCTGGTACGCCCGGCTGCTGGCCTTGCGGCCGATAGTCTGGCTGGGCGAGATCTCCTACGAGATTTTCCTGATCCACCTGGTGACGATGGAGATCGCAATGGTCGAGATCGTCCGGTACCCGATCTACACCGGCTCGATGCTGAACCTCTTCGTGGCGACGCTGGGCCTGACCATCCCGCTGGCCTGGCTGCTGCACCGCTTCACCCGGGTGCAGGGCTGA
- a CDS encoding siderophore-interacting protein has translation MVEQRPSRGWQGAVLKLWRPGEYRLTVTGRRDISPHYIRLSFAAGGMLAANSLHPTMWVRLWFPGGSKLHQRGYTLVNPDPVADTVDIEFALHEGIASQWARQAQPGDTIEATVLGSKFALPEPRPAGYVIVGDTASLPAINSLLDAIGDAPARVFLEAGYDDDKELPVARGNGVTWVDREDDGKALVQKVKSAAFDASDHFGWVACDNHTTRSVTKVLCQDYRIPRKSIAARAYWMVGRPSS, from the coding sequence ATGGTCGAACAGAGGCCCTCGCGCGGCTGGCAGGGTGCGGTACTGAAGTTGTGGCGGCCCGGCGAATACCGGCTCACCGTGACCGGTCGCCGTGACATCAGCCCCCACTACATCCGGTTGAGCTTCGCCGCCGGCGGGATGCTGGCAGCCAACTCGCTGCACCCGACGATGTGGGTGCGGCTGTGGTTTCCCGGCGGCAGCAAGCTGCATCAACGGGGCTACACGCTGGTCAACCCCGACCCGGTCGCCGACACCGTAGACATCGAATTCGCACTGCACGAGGGCATCGCGTCGCAGTGGGCGCGGCAGGCGCAGCCCGGGGACACCATCGAAGCGACGGTGCTGGGCAGCAAGTTCGCGCTCCCGGAACCGCGCCCGGCGGGCTACGTCATCGTCGGCGACACTGCCTCGCTGCCCGCGATCAATTCGCTGCTCGACGCGATCGGCGATGCCCCGGCACGGGTATTTCTGGAGGCCGGGTACGACGACGACAAAGAGCTGCCGGTAGCACGCGGCAACGGGGTTACCTGGGTGGACCGCGAGGACGATGGAAAAGCGTTGGTGCAGAAGGTCAAATCGGCGGCATTTGATGCAAGTGACCACTTCGGCTGGGTGGCTTGCGACAACCACACCACTCGGTCGGTCACCAAGGTGCTGTGCCAGGACTACCGCATACCGCGGAAATCCATTGCGGCGCGGGCTTATTGGATGGTGGGGCGGCCTTCGTCCTGA
- a CDS encoding TetR/AcrR family transcriptional regulator — MAGNDWLASRRTEIAADRILDAAERLFTEHDPGAVGMNEIAAAAGCSRATLYRYFESREALRTAYVHRETHRLSGAINTRISGIDDPRERLIAGVMTTLSLVRSNPALASWFATTQPPIGVEMAEHSEVIRALAAAFLNSLYPGDPDAVERRARWLVRVITSLLLFPGHDEADERAMVAEFVVPIVVATGQESSQDEGRPTIQ, encoded by the coding sequence ATGGCAGGTAACGACTGGCTGGCGTCGCGGCGCACCGAAATCGCCGCCGACCGCATCCTCGACGCCGCCGAACGGCTCTTCACCGAGCACGACCCGGGTGCGGTCGGGATGAACGAGATCGCCGCTGCCGCAGGCTGTTCCCGTGCGACGCTGTACCGCTACTTCGAGAGCAGGGAAGCATTGCGCACCGCATACGTGCACCGCGAGACTCACCGGCTCTCCGGCGCGATCAACACGCGTATCAGCGGGATCGACGACCCGCGGGAAAGGCTGATCGCCGGTGTCATGACCACATTGAGCCTGGTTCGCAGTAACCCAGCGCTGGCATCGTGGTTCGCGACCACGCAGCCACCGATTGGCGTCGAGATGGCCGAGCATTCCGAGGTGATCAGGGCGTTAGCCGCCGCATTCCTCAACTCGCTTTATCCCGGCGATCCGGACGCCGTCGAACGGCGGGCCCGGTGGCTGGTGCGTGTGATCACGTCGCTGCTGCTGTTTCCCGGCCACGACGAAGCCGACGAACGCGCGATGGTCGCAGAGTTCGTCGTCCCGATCGTGGTGGCCACCGGACAGGAGTCCAGTCAGGACGAAGGCCGCCCCACCATCCAATAA
- a CDS encoding cytochrome P450: MAVTLSHAPRFQLATAETWADPWPMYKALRDHDPVHHVVPEGRPDHDYYVLSRHADVWAAARDHETFSSAHGLTVNYGELELIGLQDNPPMVMQDPPVHTEFRKLVSRGFTPRQVEAVEPKVREFVVERIERLRARGGGDIVAELFKPLPSMVVAHYLGVPEEDRTQFDGWTQAIVAANTAEGGIATAGDAVGSMMAYFSELIERRRAQPQDDTISHLVAAGVGADGDIAGTLSVLAFTFTMVTGGNDTTTGMLGGSMPLLHERPDQRKLLAANPGLIPDAVEELLRLTSPVQGLARTTTRDVKIGDTTVPAGRKVLLLYGSANRDERQYGPDAGELHVTRRPRNILTFSHGAHHCLGAAAARMQSRVALTELLARCPDFEVDLSGIIWAGGSYVRRPLAVPFTVTS, from the coding sequence ATGGCGGTGACTTTGTCTCACGCCCCGCGGTTTCAGCTCGCCACGGCCGAGACGTGGGCCGACCCGTGGCCGATGTACAAAGCCCTGCGCGATCACGACCCGGTGCATCACGTCGTTCCGGAGGGTCGGCCCGACCACGACTACTACGTGTTGTCCCGGCATGCCGATGTCTGGGCAGCCGCTCGAGACCACGAGACGTTCTCCTCGGCACACGGTTTGACCGTCAACTACGGAGAGCTGGAACTCATTGGGCTGCAAGATAACCCGCCAATGGTCATGCAGGACCCGCCGGTGCACACCGAGTTTCGCAAGCTGGTGTCGCGTGGATTCACACCGCGCCAGGTCGAAGCCGTCGAGCCCAAGGTGCGCGAGTTCGTCGTCGAGCGCATCGAGCGGTTGCGCGCCCGCGGTGGCGGTGACATCGTCGCCGAGCTGTTCAAGCCGTTGCCCTCGATGGTCGTCGCGCATTACCTGGGCGTCCCGGAAGAAGACCGCACACAGTTCGACGGCTGGACGCAGGCCATTGTCGCCGCCAACACCGCCGAAGGCGGCATCGCCACCGCCGGTGACGCCGTCGGTTCGATGATGGCCTACTTCAGCGAACTGATCGAGCGGCGCCGCGCGCAGCCGCAAGACGACACCATCTCCCATCTGGTGGCAGCCGGTGTCGGCGCCGACGGCGACATCGCCGGCACGCTCTCGGTGCTGGCGTTTACTTTCACGATGGTCACCGGCGGCAACGACACCACGACGGGAATGCTCGGAGGCTCAATGCCTTTACTGCACGAGCGGCCCGATCAGCGGAAGCTGCTGGCCGCCAATCCGGGCTTGATTCCTGACGCCGTCGAGGAGCTGCTGCGGCTGACCTCGCCCGTGCAGGGGCTGGCCCGCACCACCACCCGCGACGTCAAAATCGGCGATACCACGGTACCGGCCGGGCGCAAAGTGCTGCTGCTGTATGGATCTGCCAACCGGGATGAGCGCCAATACGGCCCTGACGCCGGCGAGCTCCACGTGACCCGGCGCCCCCGCAACATTCTGACATTCAGCCACGGTGCCCACCATTGTCTGGGGGCGGCGGCGGCCCGCATGCAGTCGCGGGTGGCGTTAACCGAGCTGCTGGCCCGCTGCCCGGATTTCGAAGTCGATTTGTCCGGGATCATATGGGCCGGTGGCAGTTATGTGCGACGCCCGCTGGCTGTTCCGTTCACCGTGACATCCTGA
- a CDS encoding FAD-binding oxidoreductase: MGADVLASLIAELPDGMVVTDPAITEGYRQDRAFDPSAGKPMAVVRPRRTEEVQTIMRWASRHRVPVVPRGAGTGLSGGATAVDDGIVLSTEKMRDITVDPVTRTAVCQPGLLNAEVKKAVAEYGLWYPPDPSSYEICSIGGNIATNAGGLCCIKYGVTTDYVLGVQVVLADGTAVRLGGPRLKDVAGLSLTKLFVGSEGTLGVITEVTLRLVPPQQPSCTVVANFSSVQAAAEAVLAVTARIRPAMLEFMDSVAINAVEDKLRMGLDRGAAAMLLACSDERGRAGSEDAELMAGVFAEYGATEVFSTDDPEEGEAFVAARRFAIPAVEAKGPLLLEDVGVPLPALADLVTGVTRIAAEHQLMISVIAHAGDGNTHPLIVYDPADAAVADRAEAAYGEIMDLALRLGGTITGEHGVGRLKLPWLADQIGPDAMALNRRIKDALDPLGILNPGAGI, from the coding sequence GTGGGCGCGGACGTGTTGGCGAGCCTGATCGCCGAGTTGCCGGACGGCATGGTGGTCACGGACCCGGCGATCACCGAAGGTTATCGTCAGGACCGCGCCTTCGACCCCTCGGCGGGAAAGCCGATGGCGGTGGTGCGGCCGCGTCGCACCGAAGAGGTGCAGACGATCATGCGCTGGGCCAGCAGGCACCGGGTACCGGTGGTGCCGCGCGGCGCGGGCACCGGCCTGTCGGGTGGGGCCACCGCCGTCGACGACGGGATCGTGCTGTCGACCGAGAAGATGCGCGACATCACCGTCGACCCCGTCACCCGCACCGCGGTGTGCCAGCCCGGCCTGCTCAACGCCGAGGTGAAAAAGGCCGTCGCCGAATACGGGCTGTGGTATCCACCGGACCCGTCGTCGTACGAGATCTGCAGCATCGGCGGCAATATCGCCACCAACGCCGGCGGACTGTGCTGCATCAAGTACGGCGTCACCACCGACTATGTGCTCGGTGTGCAGGTCGTGCTGGCCGACGGCACCGCGGTCCGGCTGGGCGGCCCCCGGCTCAAGGACGTGGCCGGGCTGTCGCTGACCAAGCTGTTCGTCGGCAGCGAGGGCACGCTCGGCGTCATCACCGAGGTGACGCTGCGGCTGGTGCCGCCGCAGCAGCCGTCGTGCACGGTGGTCGCCAACTTCTCCTCGGTGCAGGCCGCCGCCGAGGCGGTGCTCGCGGTGACCGCGCGAATCCGCCCCGCGATGCTGGAGTTCATGGACTCGGTCGCCATCAACGCGGTGGAGGACAAGCTGCGGATGGGACTGGACCGCGGCGCCGCCGCGATGCTGCTGGCCTGCTCCGACGAACGGGGCCGCGCCGGCAGCGAGGACGCCGAGCTCATGGCCGGGGTGTTCGCTGAATACGGTGCGACCGAAGTGTTTTCGACCGATGACCCGGAGGAGGGCGAGGCGTTCGTCGCCGCGCGCCGCTTCGCGATCCCTGCCGTGGAGGCCAAGGGGCCGCTGCTGCTCGAAGACGTCGGCGTGCCGCTGCCCGCCCTCGCCGACCTGGTGACGGGCGTGACCCGCATCGCCGCCGAACATCAGCTGATGATCTCGGTGATCGCGCACGCCGGCGACGGCAACACCCATCCGCTGATCGTCTACGACCCCGCCGATGCGGCGGTGGCCGACCGGGCCGAGGCGGCATACGGGGAGATCATGGACCTTGCGTTGCGCCTCGGCGGCACGATCACCGGCGAACACGGGGTCGGACGCTTGAAGCTGCCGTGGTTAGCCGACCAGATCGGGCCGGACGCCATGGCGTTGAACCGCCGCATCAAAGACGCGCTCGACCCGCTGGGCATCCTGAACCCGGGCGCGGGAATTTAA
- a CDS encoding uracil-DNA glycosylase, translating to MSLAHPRTGALFDSPVPPGTGWPGDPATSTTAVASTPAQVIALAAAAPTLAGLDAVVSVCRACPRLVEWREHVAVTKRRAYAGEPYWGRPVPGWGAERPRVLVVGLAPAAHGGNRTGRVFTGDRSGDVLFAALHRAGLANSPISVDAADGLALNATRVVAAVRCAPPGNAPTPTERATCAPWLDAEWRLAGIDVRAIVALGNFGWRAALQMVRASGGQITRPTPQFGHGAQARLRTAEREVVLLGCYHPSQQNTFTGKLTPEMLDDVLGRAATIAGLSR from the coding sequence GTGAGCCTCGCCCATCCCCGCACCGGCGCGCTGTTCGACTCCCCGGTGCCACCAGGCACCGGCTGGCCGGGAGATCCCGCGACCTCCACGACCGCGGTGGCGTCGACCCCGGCGCAAGTGATCGCGCTCGCTGCCGCCGCTCCAACCCTGGCGGGGCTCGACGCGGTGGTGTCGGTGTGTCGGGCATGCCCGCGCTTGGTGGAATGGCGTGAGCACGTCGCGGTGACCAAACGACGGGCGTATGCCGGCGAGCCGTATTGGGGTCGGCCGGTCCCCGGCTGGGGCGCCGAACGCCCGCGGGTGCTGGTCGTCGGGCTGGCGCCGGCGGCGCACGGCGGTAACCGCACGGGGCGGGTCTTCACCGGCGACCGCTCTGGTGACGTGTTGTTCGCCGCCCTGCACCGCGCCGGGCTGGCCAACTCGCCGATCAGCGTCGACGCCGCGGACGGCCTGGCGCTCAATGCCACTCGGGTGGTGGCGGCGGTGCGCTGCGCGCCACCGGGCAACGCACCGACGCCGACGGAGCGGGCGACCTGCGCGCCGTGGCTGGACGCCGAATGGCGACTGGCCGGGATCGACGTGCGGGCCATTGTGGCGCTGGGCAATTTCGGCTGGCGCGCGGCGCTGCAGATGGTGCGGGCCAGCGGCGGCCAAATCACCAGGCCGACGCCGCAATTCGGCCACGGGGCGCAGGCCAGACTGCGCACCGCCGAGCGCGAGGTCGTGCTGCTGGGCTGCTATCACCCCAGCCAGCAGAACACCTTCACCGGCAAGCTGACACCGGAGATGCTCGACGACGTCCTCGGTCGCGCCGCGACCATCGCGGGACTATCGCGGTGA
- a CDS encoding LLM class flavin-dependent oxidoreductase, giving the protein MRLSVLDLVPVRTDQSTSDALAATVRLAQTADRLGYTRYWVAEHHNMPSIAATSPPVLIAYLAAQTAQLRLGSGGVMLPNHAPLAVAEQFALLEAAAPGRIDLGIGRAPGSDPVTSLALRGPAGRDDRDIENFPDYLDDVAALMSPRGVRVPIRNHDYVLRATPAAVTEPRLWLLGSSLYSAHLAAAKGLPYVFAHHFSGKGTEEALAVYRSKFVSSRVAAQPITFLTVNAVVAETRDEATALMLPNLHMLARMRTGQPLGPLQLVEDAETDELTPEQRRIVASGLKRAVVGTPVEAADQLRALAERFGVDEVMVNPVASARRGTAAATAPGREKTLELLAKELF; this is encoded by the coding sequence GTGCGACTGTCTGTCCTTGATCTGGTCCCGGTGCGTACCGACCAGTCGACGTCGGATGCACTGGCCGCCACGGTGCGGTTGGCGCAGACCGCCGACCGGCTCGGCTACACCCGTTATTGGGTCGCCGAACACCACAACATGCCTTCGATCGCGGCGACCAGCCCGCCGGTGCTGATCGCCTACCTGGCCGCGCAGACAGCGCAGCTGCGCCTGGGATCCGGTGGGGTGATGCTGCCCAACCACGCCCCGCTCGCGGTGGCTGAGCAGTTCGCGCTGCTGGAAGCCGCCGCCCCGGGCCGCATCGATCTGGGTATCGGTCGCGCGCCCGGATCGGATCCGGTGACGTCGCTGGCGTTGCGCGGACCGGCCGGGCGCGACGATCGCGATATCGAGAACTTCCCCGACTACCTCGACGACGTGGCCGCGCTGATGAGCCCACGCGGCGTGCGGGTCCCGATCCGCAACCACGACTATGTCCTTAGGGCCACCCCGGCGGCGGTGACCGAACCGCGGCTGTGGCTGCTGGGGTCGTCGCTGTATTCCGCGCATCTGGCCGCCGCCAAAGGGTTGCCGTACGTGTTCGCCCACCACTTCTCCGGCAAGGGAACCGAAGAGGCGCTCGCCGTTTACCGGTCGAAGTTCGTGTCCAGTCGCGTTGCGGCGCAACCGATCACGTTTCTGACGGTTAACGCCGTGGTGGCCGAAACCCGCGACGAGGCAACAGCTTTGATGCTGCCCAACCTGCATATGCTGGCCCGCATGCGCACCGGACAGCCGCTTGGGCCGCTGCAGCTGGTCGAAGACGCCGAAACCGACGAGCTCACACCCGAGCAGCGGCGCATCGTCGCCAGCGGGCTCAAGCGTGCCGTGGTGGGCACACCGGTCGAGGCCGCCGACCAGTTGCGGGCGCTCGCCGAGCGGTTCGGCGTCGACGAAGTGATGGTCAACCCGGTCGCCTCGGCTCGCCGCGGCACCGCCGCGGCGACCGCGCCGGGGCGGGAAAAGACGCTGGAACTGCTGGCGAAAGAGCTCTTTTAG